The Paracholeplasma brassicae genome contains a region encoding:
- a CDS encoding TetR/AcrR family transcriptional regulator — MKANDIKERILETTKRLLIEQGQVTIKDITSASYTNIASVNYHFGSKEALLERITKEAIDVLKNDVVSILLKEGENRNKHQLLEEIIDYIYTYCLENIGIISYLFLSTDYQISSSNLLIDTFFSDNEFTRFIYQEVGLTSKLLNQTQIKARYMVLFSSFAMPLFISISKNQTKEKDTLLSDLEFRKFFIEEILRIVN; from the coding sequence ATGAAGGCAAATGACATCAAAGAACGTATTTTAGAAACAACCAAGCGATTGTTGATTGAACAAGGACAAGTGACAATCAAAGACATCACAAGTGCTAGCTATACCAACATTGCAAGTGTGAATTACCACTTTGGCTCAAAAGAAGCGTTATTAGAACGAATAACCAAAGAAGCCATTGATGTACTAAAAAATGATGTGGTCTCAATTTTGTTAAAAGAAGGTGAAAATCGAAACAAACATCAGTTATTAGAAGAGATAATCGACTATATTTACACCTATTGCTTAGAGAATATCGGCATTATTTCTTACTTGTTTTTGTCTACGGATTATCAGATTTCATCTTCAAATTTGCTAATCGATACATTTTTTAGTGATAACGAGTTCACAAGATTCATTTACCAAGAGGTCGGGTTAACCTCAAAACTGCTCAATCAAACACAAATCAAAGCCAGATATATGGTTTTGTTCTCTAGTTTTGCTATGCCTCTTTTTATTTCAATCTCAAAAAACCAGACTAAGGAAAAAGATACCTTATTAAGTGATCTAGAGTTTAGAAAATTCTTCATTGAAGAAATATTAAGGATTGTAAATTAA
- a CDS encoding efflux RND transporter permease subunit has product MKYQLTKKGAFITVFVTLVLVVCSLFLMSNIKINYDLSTYLPEDSNTKQGLVILEENFANEAAIQLMLNQVTASDVIKLKTDLTNVSHVSSVVWLDDFVDLRVVPIEFVPKEIREQFYKDNHALIQITFDFDGYDIRLQDSIDEIKTILISKDFDLRGEVLTNIEARNVASGETFKILFIILPICLLILLIASKSYLEPIVILIALGVGISLNQGTNAFLPNVSYITMTMALALQLAMSLDYALFLIHRFYEHHEAGSSIKDAISSAFKESLRVISASALTTIAGFVALFFMDYKIGFDIGLVLSKGIFLSYLAVILVLPVLLFLFGDLIIKTKHRTFLPSFKPIGQMVYRLRKILPLVFLLLFLVVFIFSRNVTYLYGNQTSSHAKTNLELQDERITEVFGYYNPVVILVKNQSIEDEIELSNQLSELKGVTQVLSLVTSVDPAIDRSLIDPAIKDNFLSPDYSRFIIYTSIYKESDELYQFNESLKDVVKEVYDDFYFVGLSTSIYDIKTSVSNDQTFIILLSALSVLVVILILFKSFLIPILLVLVIEFAIFTNLFVLYVTDTPILFIGYLVVMSIQLGATIDYAVLIADRYQLERKHRTPKNAFLVSYHQSIPTVFVSMIILFSAGLVEGLFSDIESIQSIGLFLAKGTLISFLSVLFFTGPLLLLITEHSRKNKQST; this is encoded by the coding sequence ATGAAGTATCAGTTAACCAAAAAAGGTGCTTTTATCACGGTATTTGTAACGTTAGTCCTGGTTGTTTGTTCGCTTTTTTTAATGTCTAACATCAAGATTAACTACGATTTAAGTACTTATTTACCAGAGGATTCGAACACCAAACAAGGTTTAGTCATCCTTGAAGAAAACTTCGCTAATGAAGCGGCCATTCAATTAATGCTAAATCAAGTGACTGCAAGTGACGTCATCAAGCTTAAAACGGATTTGACGAATGTCTCTCATGTCTCATCGGTCGTGTGGTTAGATGATTTTGTAGATTTGAGGGTTGTTCCGATTGAATTCGTTCCTAAAGAGATTAGAGAACAATTTTATAAGGATAACCACGCATTGATCCAAATCACATTTGATTTTGATGGTTATGATATTCGTCTACAAGATAGCATTGATGAAATAAAAACCATTTTAATCAGCAAGGATTTTGACCTCAGAGGGGAAGTACTAACAAACATAGAGGCAAGGAATGTCGCAAGTGGGGAAACCTTTAAAATTTTATTTATCATATTACCCATTTGCTTACTCATTTTACTGATCGCATCAAAAAGCTATCTTGAACCAATTGTGATTTTAATTGCACTTGGTGTAGGTATTTCTCTAAATCAGGGAACCAATGCGTTTTTGCCAAACGTTTCTTACATCACAATGACGATGGCGCTCGCCTTACAACTTGCTATGAGTCTTGATTATGCGCTGTTTTTAATTCACCGATTTTATGAACATCATGAAGCTGGTTCTTCTATAAAAGACGCTATTTCTAGCGCTTTTAAAGAAAGCTTACGTGTCATCAGTGCATCGGCACTAACCACGATCGCCGGTTTTGTTGCTTTATTCTTTATGGACTATAAGATTGGGTTTGACATCGGTTTGGTCTTATCAAAAGGTATTTTTCTATCCTATTTAGCTGTTATCTTAGTTTTACCCGTTCTTCTGTTTTTGTTTGGTGACTTAATAATCAAAACAAAGCACCGCACGTTCTTACCTTCATTTAAACCAATTGGTCAGATGGTTTATCGACTTAGAAAAATACTGCCACTTGTCTTTCTCTTGTTATTCCTTGTGGTTTTCATTTTTTCAAGAAACGTAACCTATCTGTATGGTAATCAAACAAGTAGCCACGCAAAGACAAACCTAGAGCTGCAAGATGAACGTATCACTGAGGTCTTTGGCTACTACAACCCAGTAGTAATCCTTGTTAAAAACCAATCGATTGAAGATGAAATCGAATTAAGTAATCAATTAAGCGAGCTTAAAGGCGTTACCCAAGTACTATCACTCGTTACAAGCGTTGACCCAGCCATCGATCGCAGTTTAATTGACCCAGCCATCAAAGACAATTTTCTTTCACCTGATTATAGTCGATTTATCATTTATACTTCCATCTATAAGGAATCCGATGAACTTTATCAATTCAATGAGTCATTAAAAGACGTGGTTAAAGAGGTCTATGATGATTTTTACTTCGTTGGTCTATCCACATCAATTTACGATATTAAAACATCGGTATCAAATGATCAGACCTTCATCATTCTACTTAGTGCGTTAAGCGTCTTAGTTGTCATCCTGATTTTATTCAAATCCTTTTTAATCCCTATTCTACTTGTTTTAGTCATCGAATTTGCTATTTTTACCAATCTATTTGTCTTATATGTCACTGATACCCCTATTCTATTTATCGGTTATTTAGTCGTTATGTCAATACAATTAGGCGCAACCATCGATTATGCGGTGTTAATTGCTGACCGATATCAATTAGAGCGAAAACATCGAACACCTAAGAATGCGTTTTTAGTCAGTTACCACCAGTCCATACCAACCGTCTTTGTTTCGATGATTATTCTATTTTCTGCTGGGTTGGTTGAAGGGCTATTTTCAGACATTGAATCGATCCAATCGATTGGTCTGTTTCTTGCCAAAGGCACCCTAATCTCATTCTTAAGTGTGCTATTTTTTACGGGTCCACTACTTCTACTTATCACAGAGCACTCACGAAAAAACAAGCAAAGCACTTAA
- a CDS encoding deoxyribodipyrimidine photo-lyase, with translation MHKERLEVLQQGVKKSNKKYVLYWMQQSQRVHYNHALNHAIHVANLYDLEVLVCFFIDDVFYNANERHFSFLLEGLSEVKNTLETFKIGFHYAQSTAKEGIKPLIEDAFYVVFDKGYQKYQLEIRDHVKQVINHQAPDLMIVEIDSDMVMPIKSISNKLEYGAYTIRPKLMKLYPSYLDYKRIYEVNKPFSYTDVYKKQPFEIESILQSLSIDRSIKRSPIYKGGYVEAQKWWFRFMTNGMNRYHESNDPSENRTSKMSMYLHFGQISVLELIDKLNMLLNEGKIDQTPYDAYIEQLVVRRTLAFNYVTFNQGYDSFEQMTEPWAYETMKNHEQDPREFLYTKEQLQLGLTHDPYFNAAMAEMRITGYMHNYMRMYWAKKIIEWKPTYKEAYQTILELNNSYFIDGRDPNSYAGVAWCFGKHDRAWTERFVFGKLRYMNASGLTRKFNIENYVIQMNELMNQYETSKAG, from the coding sequence ATGCACAAAGAGAGATTAGAGGTTCTTCAACAAGGGGTTAAGAAATCAAACAAAAAGTACGTCCTTTATTGGATGCAACAATCACAACGCGTGCATTACAACCACGCGCTCAATCATGCGATTCACGTTGCCAATCTCTATGATTTAGAAGTGCTGGTGTGCTTTTTCATTGACGACGTTTTTTACAACGCCAATGAGCGGCATTTTTCGTTTTTATTAGAAGGACTAAGTGAGGTTAAAAACACGCTTGAAACCTTTAAGATTGGTTTTCATTACGCACAATCGACAGCGAAAGAGGGCATCAAACCACTAATTGAGGATGCCTTTTATGTGGTATTTGATAAGGGATACCAAAAATATCAACTAGAGATTAGAGATCATGTAAAACAAGTAATTAATCATCAAGCCCCTGATTTGATGATTGTTGAGATCGATTCCGATATGGTCATGCCAATTAAAAGCATTTCTAATAAACTCGAATATGGGGCATATACCATTAGACCGAAATTGATGAAGTTATACCCGTCCTATTTAGATTATAAACGCATTTATGAAGTCAATAAACCATTTAGCTACACAGATGTCTATAAAAAACAACCCTTTGAAATTGAATCAATTCTTCAGTCATTGTCGATTGATCGATCAATCAAACGTAGTCCGATATACAAAGGCGGGTACGTAGAAGCACAAAAATGGTGGTTTCGGTTTATGACCAATGGTATGAATCGATATCATGAGTCAAATGATCCATCTGAAAACAGGACCTCTAAGATGTCGATGTATCTTCATTTTGGCCAAATATCTGTTTTAGAATTAATTGACAAATTAAACATGCTCTTAAATGAAGGAAAAATCGATCAAACGCCTTATGATGCCTACATCGAACAACTCGTAGTTAGAAGGACGCTTGCCTTTAATTACGTGACCTTTAATCAAGGCTATGATTCATTTGAACAAATGACTGAACCTTGGGCATACGAAACCATGAAAAATCATGAACAAGACCCTAGAGAATTTCTATATACGAAAGAACAGCTTCAACTTGGGTTAACACACGATCCGTATTTTAATGCCGCCATGGCAGAGATGCGAATCACAGGTTACATGCACAATTATATGCGTATGTACTGGGCAAAAAAAATAATTGAATGGAAGCCTACCTACAAAGAAGCTTATCAAACGATACTTGAGTTAAATAACTCGTATTTTATTGATGGAAGAGACCCTAATTCTTACGCCGGTGTTGCTTGGTGTTTTGGTAAACACGATCGCGCTTGGACAGAAAGATTCGTCTTTGGTAAGCTAAGGTATATGAACGCCTCAGGGTTAACTAGAAAGTTTAATATAGAAAATTATGTTATACAAATGAATGAGCTGATGAATCAATATGAAACAAGCAAAGCAGGTTAA
- a CDS encoding GGDEF domain-containing protein: protein MESLVKRIKWMGLGLIIMLFVMMFFGLFIPLDRQIETSNKENFVISVDAYESSINHYIKNLAKLSNVMTSDSHNGHGIIEYLNDEKTRSELKEELAIRFNQNYLVSEACYLRREVNQVLLDEVGTQLFEFVYQQTFNEQSWLVTFEEKTFLIIYQPIIHESLYLGHDLYYFDLSIYVDENNQKGISYELFSTLNEVTEYLEAYDYYTLDGKLVYETNSKILVVGQIKDIYGFYMISIDKTLLKPHLERIYYNVAVIITFVFVVFFIFNGMTIYKVKKAMLKSAQKTNEYRLIADYDSLTYALSRSYFERWRKEFHQKAKEEGWFASLIMIDVDNLKQINDVYGHVLGDDVLREVGSRIQNSLRANDLFFRFGGDEFVLILEDCPIEIAEKILNRIISEVKAINHYLFDVEISYGIERLTNGDLVNDVIHKADIKMYKNKRSKKS from the coding sequence ATGGAATCGTTAGTTAAGCGAATTAAATGGATGGGCTTAGGATTAATCATCATGCTATTTGTCATGATGTTTTTCGGTTTATTCATTCCGCTTGATCGTCAAATTGAAACAAGTAACAAAGAAAATTTTGTTATCAGTGTTGACGCCTACGAATCCTCAATTAATCACTACATTAAAAATTTAGCCAAATTATCAAATGTGATGACGAGTGATTCACATAATGGTCATGGCATCATTGAATATCTGAACGATGAAAAAACAAGAAGTGAACTAAAAGAAGAACTTGCCATTCGTTTTAACCAAAACTATCTAGTTAGTGAGGCATGTTACTTAAGAAGAGAAGTCAATCAAGTTTTATTAGATGAGGTAGGGACTCAATTGTTTGAATTTGTTTATCAACAAACGTTTAACGAACAAAGTTGGTTAGTCACGTTTGAAGAAAAAACATTTTTAATCATTTATCAACCAATCATCCATGAGAGTCTTTATTTAGGGCACGACCTGTACTACTTTGATTTGTCAATCTATGTCGATGAAAACAATCAAAAAGGGATTTCTTACGAGCTATTTTCGACATTAAATGAAGTGACTGAGTACCTAGAAGCATACGATTACTATACACTGGATGGCAAGCTTGTTTATGAAACAAATTCAAAAATTTTAGTAGTAGGACAAATCAAAGACATTTACGGGTTTTATATGATTTCAATTGATAAAACGCTGTTAAAACCACATTTAGAACGCATTTATTACAATGTGGCAGTGATCATTACATTTGTCTTTGTGGTCTTCTTTATATTCAATGGAATGACGATTTATAAGGTAAAAAAAGCAATGTTGAAATCCGCACAAAAGACCAATGAGTATCGATTAATCGCGGATTATGATTCCTTAACCTATGCACTTTCACGCTCCTATTTTGAAAGATGGCGAAAGGAATTTCATCAAAAAGCAAAAGAAGAAGGATGGTTTGCCTCACTGATTATGATTGACGTGGATAACCTCAAACAAATCAATGACGTTTACGGGCACGTCTTAGGTGATGACGTCTTAAGAGAAGTTGGATCTAGGATTCAAAATTCATTACGCGCAAACGATTTATTCTTCAGATTTGGTGGCGATGAATTCGTCTTAATCCTTGAAGACTGTCCAATCGAAATTGCAGAAAAAATATTAAACCGTATCATTAGTGAAGTAAAAGCAATCAATCATTACTTATTTGATGTGGAGATATCCTACGGTATTGAACGTTTAACCAATGGCGATTTAGTCAATGACGTGATTCACAAAGCCGATATCAAAATGTATAAAAACAAACGAAGTAAAAAGTCATAG
- a CDS encoding bifunctional diguanylate cyclase/phosphohydrolase, producing the protein MNDQHYKSLIFNGPIGYVHLKHVYDDLGRLNDFLFVEVNEVFSNIVKKDQREIINQQFNDVNLGFNLDKKRFIESYDLYTSNKGYTITKYSRISGEHFTFSFFPFSKDDVAVYLTKCDFSSKVYGDPLIVEESKAVYYDVITGLSNRTYFDKVLKAMDNLNYYPLGIIICDINDMKQINSNFGRTTGDYVIQSVSEILRPYEDYGYVISRTGDDEFGIITPNTSNDVLYKLMLELQEKFQSIKHELFDSSFTLQVSLGYNIKKHETEDINAIIKVAEDYMMRRKFIAHKHSGKDGLASIKAMMVNNSHETDDHMNRMAELALLFAKKMEMKQSTTDDLYLLSMLHDIGKVGIPTHIITKPGPLTDAEWIEMKKHPMIGYDIAKASLDLHSIAEGILSHHERWDGKGYPQGLIGRQVPLLSRIVSIIDAYDAMTEDRPYRKKMTQQEALDEIIRCKGTQFDPDLVEVFLTLFE; encoded by the coding sequence TTGAATGACCAGCATTATAAGTCATTGATATTTAATGGTCCAATAGGGTATGTTCATCTTAAACATGTTTATGATGATTTGGGGCGTTTGAATGATTTTTTATTTGTCGAAGTGAATGAAGTGTTTTCTAACATAGTAAAAAAAGATCAAAGAGAGATTATCAATCAACAATTTAATGACGTAAATTTGGGGTTTAACCTAGATAAAAAACGATTTATTGAGAGTTATGATTTATACACATCAAATAAAGGTTATACGATAACGAAGTATTCTCGCATCAGCGGCGAACATTTCACATTTAGTTTTTTTCCTTTTTCAAAAGATGATGTAGCGGTATACTTAACCAAATGTGATTTTTCTTCAAAGGTCTATGGTGACCCCCTGATTGTTGAGGAGTCAAAGGCAGTTTACTATGACGTCATTACCGGGCTTTCAAATCGCACGTATTTTGATAAAGTTTTAAAAGCGATGGATAACCTAAATTATTATCCCTTAGGGATCATCATTTGTGACATCAACGACATGAAACAAATCAATAGCAATTTTGGTAGAACAACGGGGGATTATGTCATCCAATCGGTATCAGAAATCCTGAGACCCTATGAAGATTATGGGTATGTTATTTCAAGAACTGGCGATGATGAGTTTGGAATTATTACACCAAACACATCAAATGATGTCCTCTATAAACTAATGTTAGAATTACAAGAAAAGTTTCAAAGCATAAAACACGAATTGTTTGATTCAAGTTTTACACTTCAAGTCAGTCTTGGATACAACATAAAAAAACATGAAACAGAAGATATTAATGCAATTATAAAAGTAGCAGAAGACTACATGATGAGACGAAAGTTCATCGCACACAAACACTCAGGAAAAGATGGACTAGCATCGATTAAAGCGATGATGGTCAATAATTCTCATGAGACTGATGATCACATGAACCGAATGGCAGAGCTTGCCTTATTGTTCGCAAAAAAAATGGAAATGAAGCAATCCACGACAGATGATCTCTATTTGTTGTCCATGCTGCATGACATAGGTAAAGTTGGTATACCAACACACATTATTACAAAACCAGGACCATTAACGGATGCGGAATGGATCGAAATGAAAAAGCATCCAATGATTGGTTATGATATTGCAAAGGCTTCACTTGATCTGCACTCTATCGCAGAAGGTATTTTATCGCATCACGAACGATGGGATGGCAAAGGATACCCTCAAGGATTAATTGGCAGGCAAGTACCGCTTTTATCAAGAATAGTGAGCATCATCGATGCGTATGATGCAATGACTGAAGATAGACCATATCGAAAAAAAATGACTCAGCAAGAGGCACTTGATGAGATTATTCGCTGTAAGGGGACACAGTTTGATCCTGATTTGGTCGAGGTATTTTTAACTCTCTTTGAGTAA
- a CDS encoding FeoA family protein — protein MNQTNKKEVTLDTLKIGQRGVVVKLLTTDKALRRRLLDMGLTRGVQVLIKKVAPLGDPYDILIRDYELCIRKLDMKNILVEVER, from the coding sequence ATGAATCAGACAAATAAAAAAGAAGTCACACTTGATACTCTAAAAATCGGACAGCGTGGTGTTGTCGTAAAACTCTTAACCACCGACAAAGCCCTACGTAGACGCTTACTCGATATGGGATTAACCAGAGGCGTTCAAGTGCTTATAAAAAAAGTAGCACCACTTGGAGACCCCTACGATATATTGATTAGAGACTATGAACTGTGTATTAGAAAACTCGACATGAAAAACATTTTAGTAGAGGTAGAACGATGA
- the feoB gene encoding ferrous iron transport protein B, whose amino-acid sequence MKVALIGNQNSGKTTLFNALTGSNQKIGNWPGVTIEHKSGMIKGTQIELIDLPGIYSLSPYTIEESISRQFLIEEKPDLLINLVDATSIERSLYLTTQLMELEIDMILVLNMQDRFESKGLKLDTLGLQERLKMSVVSISALKNTNLQELICMVQNKTYQKHQTIEIFDDKTESLIKAVSNELETKHQRFLSIKLLEKDPLIVDYHSEILSSSINELEKEMDTEELFASKRYDYIEALKNDTVIQNKTEIEFTDKLDKLLLNRYLALPIFVVVMFLIYYLSVGVVGSFTVDLIDGLVGSFSDWTNAFLETVNASSWSRSLVVDGMIAGVGAVLNFVPQLIILFLMISLLETSGYMTRIAFFLDRLFKKFGLSGKALIPFIVGSGCSVPGIMATRTIESQDERRISIMVTPFIPCSAKLPIIAMFAGYFFKDYAGFISFSLYFLSIIIIVVSSIIMKKFFFKGVPSSFISELPSYQIPNVKYVLKDVYYNVSEFITRAGTIILFSSIIIWFMASFSFTLQYGVDINQSILAGVGNVFSFLFYPILGELSWAASVSAIQGLVAKEQVVSSMAVIAGLSSDVSDGNLIFGSTVFQFFTPASSYAFMVFNLFSAPCFGAIGAMHRELGSAKKTWFAVLFQTGLAYILASLTFIILSVLGGIL is encoded by the coding sequence ATGAAAGTCGCGTTAATCGGAAATCAAAACAGTGGTAAAACCACATTATTCAATGCCTTAACTGGTTCAAATCAGAAAATCGGAAATTGGCCTGGTGTGACGATTGAACATAAGTCGGGTATGATCAAAGGCACGCAAATCGAGTTGATCGATTTGCCTGGGATCTATTCGTTAAGTCCTTATACCATTGAAGAATCAATTTCTAGACAATTTTTGATTGAAGAAAAACCAGATTTACTCATTAATCTGGTTGATGCAACCTCGATTGAACGCAGCTTATATTTAACCACACAACTAATGGAACTTGAAATTGATATGATTCTTGTGCTTAACATGCAGGATCGTTTCGAGTCAAAAGGTTTAAAACTAGACACATTAGGTCTTCAAGAACGATTAAAAATGAGTGTCGTTAGCATATCTGCACTAAAAAACACCAACTTACAAGAACTCATCTGTATGGTTCAAAATAAGACTTATCAAAAACACCAAACCATCGAAATTTTTGATGATAAAACCGAATCACTCATTAAGGCTGTTTCTAATGAACTAGAAACAAAACATCAACGTTTCTTAAGTATTAAACTTTTGGAGAAAGACCCTTTAATTGTTGATTATCACTCAGAAATCTTGAGTTCATCGATCAATGAACTTGAAAAAGAAATGGACACAGAGGAATTATTTGCCTCAAAACGGTATGACTATATAGAAGCATTGAAGAACGATACCGTCATCCAGAATAAAACTGAAATTGAATTTACAGATAAACTAGATAAACTTCTACTTAATCGCTATTTAGCACTTCCGATTTTTGTTGTGGTCATGTTCTTAATCTACTACTTATCGGTTGGCGTTGTTGGCTCATTTACCGTGGATTTAATCGACGGATTGGTAGGCTCTTTTAGTGATTGGACCAATGCTTTTCTTGAAACGGTTAATGCCTCTAGCTGGTCAAGATCACTGGTAGTTGATGGCATGATCGCCGGTGTCGGTGCTGTACTCAACTTTGTGCCTCAGCTAATCATCTTATTTTTGATGATTTCACTTTTAGAAACCAGTGGGTACATGACGAGAATCGCATTTTTCCTCGATCGCTTGTTTAAAAAATTTGGTTTAAGTGGAAAAGCACTCATTCCATTTATCGTTGGCTCTGGTTGTAGTGTACCAGGTATTATGGCAACAAGAACCATTGAGTCACAAGACGAAAGACGTATTTCAATTATGGTCACCCCATTTATCCCTTGTAGCGCAAAATTACCCATTATCGCTATGTTTGCCGGTTATTTCTTTAAAGATTACGCGGGATTTATTTCATTTTCACTCTATTTTTTATCTATCATCATAATTGTCGTATCCTCAATCATCATGAAGAAATTCTTCTTTAAAGGCGTTCCTTCATCGTTTATTAGTGAGTTGCCTAGTTATCAAATACCAAACGTTAAATACGTACTAAAAGACGTCTACTATAACGTTAGTGAATTCATCACAAGAGCTGGAACCATTATCTTATTTTCATCAATCATTATTTGGTTTATGGCATCTTTTTCATTTACACTTCAGTATGGCGTAGACATCAATCAATCCATACTAGCTGGCGTTGGAAATGTATTTTCTTTCTTGTTTTACCCAATACTTGGTGAATTATCTTGGGCTGCTTCTGTTTCAGCTATTCAAGGGCTAGTTGCCAAGGAACAAGTCGTTTCATCAATGGCGGTGATTGCTGGTTTATCATCAGATGTTTCTGATGGTAACCTCATCTTTGGATCAACTGTATTTCAGTTCTTCACACCTGCTTCAAGTTACGCTTTCATGGTGTTCAATTTGTTTTCTGCCCCATGCTTTGGAGCAATTGGCGCAATGCACAGAGAACTTGGCAGTGCTAAGAAAACTTGGTTTGCCGTCTTGTTTCAAACAGGCTTAGCCTACATTTTAGCCAGTTTGACCTTTATCATCTTAAGTGTTTTGGGAGGTATATTATGA
- the pepF gene encoding oligoendopeptidase F: MKKQLPKRNELNINHTWAMTNLFETEEKYLKAFDEVTSLIDEFESTYSGKLATSEVINKALDAYQVIQGNLSRIGAYSSLQTSTDSLSEENQMRHGKAMMRFQQFSKKLTFLSNELKQVDNETLLKAAKASNSNGYYIKELIEDKDHTLSPEVEKALVSLSPVLSVPYQNYNRFKLADMKFNDFEADGNIYPNSFTLFENEYEYEIDTKIRRQAYESFYEKLAEYQHGFANNYQAHVQKEKIMSELRGFDSVFDYLLHDQKVSIDFLDRQIDLIMEKLAPAMRRYAKLLKKVHGLDEMTYADLKIAVDPQFEPKVSIEESRELLIEGLSVLGDEYNQIVKRSFDECWIDFPQNQGKSTGGFCSSPYGAPSYILLNWNGQMDEVMVLAHEIGHAGHFQYANANQAILNTRPSMYFIEAPSTTNELLMANHLIKKAKTAREKRWLKSVMISRTYYHNFVTHLLEAAFQREVYRRVDQKQPLSANTLNEIKLEMLTKFWGEEVTIPSWAGLTWMRQPHYFMGLYPYTYSAGLTLGTKVSKMIENQEIKPQEWIEVLKAGGTKTPLELAKMVNVDLSTYKPLIEVIEEISLIIDDIINLTE; encoded by the coding sequence TTGAAAAAACAACTACCAAAAAGAAATGAATTAAACATCAACCATACGTGGGCGATGACCAATCTGTTTGAAACAGAAGAAAAGTATTTAAAAGCATTCGATGAGGTTACCAGTTTGATTGATGAATTTGAATCAACTTATTCAGGCAAATTAGCAACAAGTGAAGTTATCAATAAAGCACTTGATGCGTATCAAGTCATTCAAGGTAATCTTTCAAGAATAGGTGCGTACAGCTCACTTCAAACTAGCACAGATTCATTATCAGAAGAAAACCAAATGAGACATGGAAAAGCAATGATGCGTTTTCAACAATTCTCCAAAAAATTGACATTTTTATCAAATGAATTAAAACAAGTCGATAATGAAACGCTATTAAAAGCAGCAAAAGCATCAAATAGTAACGGCTATTATATTAAAGAATTAATTGAGGATAAAGACCACACATTAAGCCCTGAGGTCGAAAAAGCGCTTGTGAGTTTATCACCTGTCTTATCTGTACCTTATCAAAACTATAACCGTTTTAAGCTTGCTGATATGAAATTTAACGATTTTGAAGCAGATGGAAATATTTACCCAAATTCATTTACACTCTTTGAAAATGAGTATGAATATGAGATTGACACAAAAATAAGACGTCAAGCATATGAGTCGTTTTATGAAAAATTAGCAGAATACCAACATGGTTTCGCAAATAATTATCAAGCACACGTTCAAAAAGAAAAAATTATGTCAGAGTTAAGAGGGTTTGATAGTGTATTTGACTATCTACTACATGATCAAAAAGTCAGTATTGATTTTTTAGATCGACAAATCGACTTAATTATGGAAAAACTCGCACCAGCCATGAGACGTTATGCGAAACTACTAAAAAAAGTTCATGGGTTAGATGAAATGACTTATGCGGATTTAAAGATTGCAGTTGACCCACAATTTGAACCAAAAGTTTCGATTGAAGAGTCAAGAGAACTTTTGATTGAAGGCTTATCCGTTTTAGGCGATGAATACAATCAAATCGTCAAACGTTCGTTTGACGAATGCTGGATTGATTTTCCACAAAACCAAGGCAAATCAACGGGTGGCTTTTGTTCATCACCTTATGGCGCCCCTTCCTATATTTTACTTAACTGGAATGGTCAAATGGATGAAGTGATGGTCCTTGCTCATGAAATTGGACACGCGGGTCATTTTCAATACGCAAATGCAAATCAAGCCATCTTAAATACCAGACCTTCAATGTATTTTATTGAGGCTCCATCAACAACAAATGAGCTTTTAATGGCAAATCATTTAATTAAAAAAGCCAAAACTGCTCGTGAAAAGCGCTGGTTAAAATCAGTCATGATATCAAGAACCTATTACCATAATTTTGTTACTCATCTACTTGAGGCAGCATTCCAAAGAGAAGTGTATCGTAGAGTAGATCAAAAACAACCACTTTCAGCAAATACACTAAATGAAATAAAACTTGAAATGTTGACCAAGTTTTGGGGAGAAGAAGTGACGATTCCTTCTTGGGCTGGATTAACTTGGATGAGACAACCACATTACTTTATGGGGCTTTATCCATATACTTATTCAGCTGGTTTAACATTAGGTACTAAGGTGTCTAAGATGATTGAAAATCAAGAGATTAAACCACAAGAATGGATTGAGGTATTAAAAGCAGGTGGGACAAAAACACCACTTGAACTTGCAAAAATGGTCAATGTCGATCTATCAACCTATAAACCATTGATTGAAGTCATTGAAGAGATTTCACTAATTATTGATGACATTATTAATTTAACCGAATAA